A stretch of Brachyhypopomus gauderio isolate BG-103 unplaced genomic scaffold, BGAUD_0.2 sc104, whole genome shotgun sequence DNA encodes these proteins:
- the klf11a gene encoding Krueppel-like factor 11a, with the protein MLRMPTFAPDSGQVNLVDICEVMMERNRMESVKSCPTSLEYHDLEAAEALVCMSSWVQGPQKPRPLTPTSDSCDSLSLHPETLESPRDLVSLSSLCMTPPHSPSFAETPTTSAVLTTVSPLAGLGLKPSASQSTVCPGPTTGAVTQTSQQGALLSSSVQPPLVESSAPYRAMATSVIRHTADTSLDCRLPSVTPGQEKLCPSENPDQHSELSCGSKAQLAILTEPQLRGSPPAASSTRSVSPPTPVSQSSQAIPQSPISNPPVLCQVFPVNGQTGILSAFVQTHVQMQATGPKPILPQSSSFSQPLLMGPPVAQGTVMFVVPQSPVSQTPPCQQNVVTVGNTKLLPLAPAPVYLPSGHSGGTAQTDFSRRRNYVCSFPGCKKTYFKSSHLKAHLRTHTGEKPFSCHWEGCDKKFARSDELSRHRRTHTGEKKFVCLVCDRRFMRSDHLTKHARRHMTTKRSAAWPTEARQLNKMAPSQTPSTQSSLALSVLVPASN; encoded by the exons ATGCTCCGCATGCCGACTTTTGCACCAGACTCTGGCCAG GTCAATCTTGTGGATATCtgtgaggtgatgatggagaGAAACAGGATGGAGAGTGTGAAGTCCTGCCCCACCTCTCTGGAGTATCATGACCTTGAGGCTGCAGAGGCCCTGGTGTGCATGAGCTCCTGGGTCCAGGGGCCCCAGAAGCCCCGCCCGCTGACACCCACCTCAGACTCCTGTGACTCGCTCAGTCTGCACCCCGAAACCCTGGAGTCCCCCAGAGATCTAGTGTCCCTATCTTCACTA TGCATGACCCCACCACACAGCCCTAGCTTTGCTGAGACACCTACCACCTCTGCTGTTCTTACCACCGTGTCTCCTCTAGCTGGCTTGGGCCTCAAACCAAGCGCCTCACAGTCCACAGTGTGCCCCGGTCCAACCACTGGTGCAGTGACCCAGACTAGCCAGCAGGGTGCACTCCTTTCGAGCTCTGTTCAACCTCCGCTAGTCGAATCCTCTGCACCCTACAGGGCTATGGCTACCAGTGTCATACGTCACACTGCAGACACATCTCTAGACTGTCGCCTTCCTTCCGTTACCCCAGGGCAGGAAAAACTCTGCCCTTCAGAGAACCCTGACCAGCACTCTGAGCTCAGCTGTGGTTCCAAAGCCCAACTCGCCATACTGACGGAACCACAGCTGCGAGGTTCTCCACCAGCTGCTTCCTCCACCCGCTCAGTCAGCCCCCCCACCCCTGTGTCCCAGTCCTCCCAGGCCATTCCGCAGTCACCCATATCCAACCCTCCTGTCCTCTGCCAGGTGTTTCCTGTTAATGGGCAAACAGGAATCCTCTCTGCATTCGTTCAGACTCACGTTCAGATGCAGGCCACTGGGCCCAAACCCATTCTTCCACAGTCGTCGTCGTTTTCACAGCCTCTGCTCATGGGCCCTCCTGTGGCTCAAGGCACTGTGATGTTCGTGGTCCCTCAGTCTCCAGtgtctcagacacctccatgtCAACAAAACGTTGTGACTGTTGGTAACACCAAGCTCCTGCCCCTGGCCCCTGCTCCAGTGTACCTGCCCTCAGGTCACAGTGGGGGCACCGCACAGACTGACTTCTCCCGCAGACGGAACTATGTCTGCAGCTTCCCAGGATGTAAAAAAACTTACTTCAAGAGTTCTCACCTAAAAGCCCATCTGAGGACCCACACAG GTGAGAAGCCCTTCAGTTGCCACTGGGAAGGTTGTGACAAAAAATTTGCACGCTCCGATGAACTTTCCAGACACCGGCGCACACACACGGGCGAAAAAAAGTTTGTGTGCCTCGTCTGTGATCGGCGATTCATGCGAAGCGACCACTTGACCAAGCACGCTCGCCGTCACATGACCACCAAGCGGTCTGCGGCGTGGCCTACAGAGGCCCGCCAGCTAAACAAAATGGCGCCctcccaaacaccttcaacacagtcTTCTCTGGCCCTGAGTGTGCTCGTACCTGCCTCAAACTAG
- the LOC143497253 gene encoding uncharacterized protein LOC143497253: MTDVLLETANEIVRLANCQDEDYILLRCEVILDRLGDIEAFTNMQVNTVVWRNLREVVERLRSGLGAMENRPVRGRPRLDVDEEAMMTCTRYGMTAQKIAGLFDVSERTVRRRMEEFGLRVSDFYSDISDADLDHTVEEIQRLYPNSGYRMLHGHLRSRGLRVQTSRVRCSLRRVDPEGSRIRALSAPVVRRRQYTVPCPNAMWHIDGNHKLIRWRIVLHGGIDGFTRLIVYLSASTNNQACTVLNYFIAAVNEYGLPSRVRSDKGGENIGVAEFMVANRGEGRNSHITGRSVHNQRIERLWRDVYEHVLDMFYHIFYNLEREEQLNPDSDIHIFALHWSFLPHLQRHLAFFKNAWNHHGLRTEGNQSPIQLWMGHRTQMNEHIQVDENYGIDWDGPTRHTEEGIEVPTVQLPRELTAEEVESLPNPHVPFSDAVATYCNTVNQINQLLR; encoded by the exons ATGACTGACGTTTTACTAGAAACGGCAAATGAGATTGTGAGGTTGGCGAATTGCCAGGACGAAGATTATATATTACTTAGGTGTGAAGTTATCTTAGACAGGCTTGGCGATATCGAAGCTTTCACAAACATGCAGGTAAATACTGTTGTATGGCGGAATCTACGTGAAGTGGTAGAACGCTTAAGGTCTGGATTGGGGGCCATGGAAAACCGCCCAGTGCGAGGTCGGCCTAGGTTGGACGTTGACGAAGAGGCCATGATGACTTGCACGCGATACGGAATGACAGCTCAGAAAATTGCGGGACTCTTCGACGTTTCAGAGAGAACAGTAAGGCGAAGGATGGAAGAGTTTGGACTGAG aGTGTCTGACTTTTACTCCGACATCAGTGATGCAGACCTTGACCACACTGTTGAAGAAATCCAGAGATTGTACCCTAACTCAGGATACAGAATGCTTCATGGCCATCTAAGGTCAAGAGGGCTTCGAGTCCAGA CCTCAAGAGTACGATGCTCTCTTCGAAGAGTGGACCCTGAAGGGTCACGAATAAGGGCCCTTTCAGCACCTGTGGTAAGGCGTCGGCAGTACACTGTGCCCTGCCCCAATGCCATGTGGCATATTGATGGCAATCATAAACTTATCAG ATGGAGGATAGTACTTCACGGCGGCATCGATGGTTTCACCCGGCTGATAGTTTATCTTTCAGCTTCAACCAACAACCAGGCATGCACTGTGCTTAACTACTTCATTGCCGCTGTCAATGAATATGGCTTACCGTCTCGTGTGCGCTCAGACAAAGGAGGTGAGAACATTGGTGTAGCTGAGTTCATGGTGGCAAACAGAGGAGAGGGCAGAAATTCCCACATCACAGGGAGAAGTGTACACAATCAGAG AATTGAAAGGCTCTGGAGAGATGTATATGAGCATGTCCTGGACATGTTCTATCACATCTTTTACAAtctagagagagaggaacaacTCAATCCTGACTCTGACATCCACATCTTTGCCCTCCACTGGAGTTTCCTTCCTCACCTGCAAAGGCACCTAGCCTTCTTCAAGAATGCGTGGAACCACCACGGGCTCAGAACAGAAGGCAATCAGTCTCCTATTCAGCTTTGGATGGGACACAGAACACAAATGAATGAACATATTCAG GTGGATGAAAATTACGGAATTGACTGGGATGGCCCAACAAGACATACGGAAGAGGGAATTGAAGTTCCAACAGTCCAGCTACCACGTGAACTTACAGCAGAAGAAGTGGAATCTTTGCCAAATCCCCATGTTCCCTTTTCAGATGCAGTAGCCACATATTGCAACACAGTAAACCAAATTAATCAATTACTACGTTGA